The window CAAATGGGAACGACGGGACTGAACGGCGAGTCGAGGATTCGGCGAGACAACTCGACCGCGGCGCGGGCGTGGTACATGGCTGGAAGCTGGAACAGGATGGTCAGGCCCACGGGCACGGAGACGATCCACGCCCCCGGGTGCTCCGTGGCGATCATCACGATCGACGCGAGCAGGTAGGTCATCGTGGCCGCGGCGAACGGTTCGAGAAACAGCCAGGTGGTGAGGTTGGCTTGGAAAGAACCCTTGCCGATCAGGACGATGGTCCCTCCCACGGTCCAGAGGGTGATCCAATACCCCGCGACAGCTACCATGCACCACGCCCAACCGGCCAACGCGCGAATGGCCGTGTGCGGGGCGGCGGACATCGGCATTCCGAGGTGGTAGCCGCGTCGCGAGGGCTCCTCGCGCTGCCACACGCTGGCCGCGGCAAACATCCCGAGCAGAAATACGGGAAACGTCATAGCCGGGTCGAAGGCGAACCCCGGAGGAGGGACCGCCCACGCCGTTTCCTGCACCGTCGCCAGGCCGGTGGCGACCCAGCACACCACGGCGAGACCGAGCAGGATGAGCGCGGCCGTCCGCATGGACCCGCCCACCGCCCGCAACTGTTGGCGGAGGACCGCCGTCCACTCCGGCGTATCGTGCAATGTGATCGTCGTCATACCTGGTCCGCCTTGGGGTTGAGCAGCGCCAGCGTGGCCTCGTGCAGCGTTACCGGCGCCACGTCGCGCACGGTCGCGCCGGCGCGCGTGAGCTGATCGGTGATCTCCGGTTCGCGGCCCCACACCGTCCACTGTACCTCGCGCGGCCCCTCCGTACGGCGCAGCACGGCGCCGTTGAGCGTCGGCACCCCCCTCCATCCGTCGGGCACGCCCGCGCGATAGCGGCGCAGGCCGGCGTGCAGGTCGGCCAGAGAGAGCTGTGCGCGCAACTCGCCGGCGCGCATCGCGCCCACGTGGTCCACCAGGCTGTCGATCTCGTCCACGTGGTGCGTGGAGATCAGGACGGTCGTCGGCGAATCACTCAGGTGATCCGCGAGCACGCCCAGCGTTTCGTCGCGCATGATCGGATCCAGACCGTCGATCGGCTCGTCGAGCAGCAGCAGCGGCGGGCGGTGGGCCAGCGCCATGACGAGGTGCACGCGCCGCGACTGCCCTTTGGAAAGTTCGCCCACTTTGCGGGCCAGATCGACTTCGAACAGTGCCGCCAGGCGCAATGCGTACGCCTCGTCCCATGCCGGGAAGTACTCGGCGTGGTGGCGCAGCAGCTGCCCGGCGCGCATCCACGCGTAGCCCCAGTCGTGGTGTTCGGGGACGTAGCCCACGTTGGCCCGTATCCGCGGCCCGTCGGTCCCCACGTCGAGCCCGAAGACCGACGCCGAACCGGCGTCGGCGCGGACGAGATCGAGCAGGACGCGGAGGGTCGTGCTCTTGCCGGCGCCGTTGGGTCCGATCAGCAGGTACACCGCGCCTTCCGGCACCTGGAGGTCGAGGGCGTCGAGCGCGGTCAGCCGGCCGAACCGCTTGGTGAGTCCGTGCGTGGCGACGGCCATGGGTCCGTCCGCCAGCCTGGTGGGAAGTGGATTCATCATCGGCAGTCCTATCCGTTGGATTTATTGGCAGCCGTCTGAATGGCCCTGATCAGTTCGTCGGCACCCAGCCCGTTGCGGTGCGCGTCGCGGAGCGCGCGCGCGGCGACTTCACGGGCAAGGGTGCGCTTCTGTCTTCCGTTGACGCCGACGTCGTTCACGAACGTGCCCTGCCCCCGCTTCACGTGCACCACCCCGTCGCGTTCGAGTTCGCGGTAGGCCTGGGCCACCGTGTTGGGGTTGACGCGCAGGTCCACGGCGAGTTGGCGCACGGAGGGCAGGGCGTCATCGGCGGCGAGCGTGCCCACGACCAACGCACGGCGCACCTCGTCCATGATCTGGACGTAGATGGGGCGTGGGTCGGCGGGGTCGACGGTGATCAGCATATGGGAAACTAGTGAACTAGGTAACTAATACACTGGGAGCGGCAGGGGAAAAAGTCAAGAGCAGGAGGGGAGGGGGGTAGGCGCGTGGGCAGCGGGAGGCAGGCATCCCGCCTACCCTTCTCCGCTCCTACCCATCTACTGTTATTCCATGTCCCGCGCATTCGTCAACGAAGACGCCAACGAACCCGAACGCCGCTACGTGCTGCCCCCGCGCGACGATCCGGGCTACGACGAGGCCGCCGCCTCGGCGCTGCTCGAAGGGGCCAACGTGGGTGACTCATTGAGCGCCGAACAAGCCACCGGGTATGCGTGGGGCGAGCAGAAGCTCAGACCGCACGTGCGGAAGCTGCTCGATCGCGCCCAGCGCGAGGGCGACGAGCGTACGGTCACCCTCGCCGAGCGATTTCTGCGCCAGCCGTAGGACCGCAGCACGCCGCCGCCGGAGCGTCGCGCCCCGTCGTTCCGTCCCGCCGTCCAACCGTCCTACCGAGCTTCCCCCAGCACCCGCCACAGATAACTGGCCTTGATGAAGAATCCATCGTTCGCGCGCCGCAGCTGCGTGAACCGCAAGGGTTGGGGCTCCGTCAACATGTTGCCGTATCCGAAGTAGAACACCGTGCCCGGCGTCGGCCGATACGAGAACAGCCAATCGGTGCGCAGCGAGTCCGAGATGGTCCGCGTGGACGGCGCCGAGCCGAGCAACAGTATCTGGCCCGTGCGCGGATCCTGCAGTGCCTCGTGGCGCATGGCCGTGTACTGCGTCACGACCCGGAAGAAGATGGACCGCGTGAGCTGGTACTCGACCTTGATCCGCGGGATGTACATCGCCGTCGTCCGCTCGCCGTCGCTGCGCCGCGTGAAGGTGCTGGCCTGGTACGTGGCACTCACCCGTATCTGCTCGGTCGGTCGCAGGTCCAGGCTCGCGTTGTAGGTCAGTCGGCGTACGCGGGACGTCTCCAGAAAGTCCACGTCATTGCCCGCGGTCACACCCGCCGATGCGTCGTACCAGGCGAACCGCGGCGTGGCGAGCGTGACGTTGGTGGTGAACGTCGTGATGCGGGGCGACGGCTGGAACGGAACCACGGCGTTTCCCACCGGCACGAACAGGTTCGCGTACGCCGCCTGATCGAAGGCGTAGCTGGAGTAGGTCGGCGCCACGCCCAACGACCATCCGCCGCGGAACGTGAACGACGAATTGGCGGTGGAGTAGTCCTCGAGCAGGCTCTTGGCCGCGAAGAAATCGTCGTAGTTCCAGGTCGCCCCTTGCCGCAGATAGACGTTGAACCGTTCGATGAAGGCGCCCGGCGCGCCGTACAGCGAGAGCCGATTATTGATGCTCGGCTGCACGACCCCCGTGCGCTGGACGAATCCGTTGTCGGCCGCGAACCCGTTGCCGATGCCGAGCACGTTGTAGTGGAACCCGAAGCGGCGCCCGGTGCCGTCGAGCACCGCCTCCCACATCGGTGCGACCTGGGTGGCGCCGCTCTGCGTGGTCGTGCTCATCACCGCCTGGAACTGCGCGTACGTGCGCGGGTCGACCGTCCAGTGAACGTCGCCGTCCACGACGCGGTTCGCGCGGCCTCCGCCCACGCGCTCGCTGTACATCATCCCCATCGTGCTCTGGTCGCCGAAGGTGCGCAGCAGCCGCACGATGTCCACGAGCGGCGCCTGACCGGTGGCCGTCGTGCTCCCCGCGTCGAGCGCCGAGAGCACGGCCACTTCGGTGGACCCGACCCTGCCCGTAAGCTTCATCGCTTCGTTGGGCTGCACGATGGTCCGGGTATAGAGCAGCGTGTTGGGCACGTTGAATTGGTCGGCGCCTTCCACGAAGAAGGGCCGCTTTTCGGGGTAGAACAGAGCGAACCGTTCGTCGGCCGCGATCTGCGTGGCGTCGGCCTCCACCTGCGAGAAGTCGGGCCGGATCGTGCCATTGAGGACGAAGTTGCTGCCCATCGCCCACCGGAGATTTCCGCCGAGGCGGGGCTTGGAGGTGTACTGCCAGCCGTTGTCGGCCGGCGCGCAGCAGGGGACACCGTTCACCGTGTTGGTGAGTTCGGGGTTCACGCTCACCACGTGTCCGTGGTGCATGCCGGTGAGCCCCACGAGCTGCCCTTCCTGGGCGATGAAGCTCGCCGACGCCTTGCGGGCGGCGGTCCAGGTCTCGGTATAGCCGTTGTGCTGGACGTTGCGTTGAAATTGGAGGCCCCACGTCTGCACCGACTCGCTCGGATACCTGAGCGCGCTGAACGGGATGCGGACCTCCACTTCGTATCCCCAGCTCGTCACCCGGCCCTTCGATTCCCAGATGAAGTCGGGGCTCAGGTCGGTCTGGCCGGGCATGACGTTCGACCCGGGCGTGAAGCCCCCGAGTTCGTTCTTGATGCCGTCGGCCTGCACGCCCAGCGGATTGACGATGAACACGAACGCGCGCGTGCGCTGGTCGTAGGTGTCGAGGTGAATCTCGAGGTTGTCGTCCGAACTCACGTTGTCGCGCTCGGCGAGCGTGGCGCGCACGGCGCCGTGCGGTTCGTACGCCTTGATCCCGAAGTACATCGCGTTGCCCGAGTACCAGACCAGGACGTCGGTGGAGTCGGGACTCGGTCGCTGGTCCGCGGGGGCGTACTCGGAAAAGCCGGTGAGCACGGCGGCCCGTTGCCACACCGGTTCGTCGAGGTTGCCGTCGATCGTGACCGTGGCGTCGATCCGCGGGACCCGGACGTCGGTCTGTCCGGCGCGGCCGTTGTAGATCAGGGGGGTGGGGACGGGCGGCCGCGCGGCGGCGACCTGGAACGCCCCGAGGAGGGCCAGAATCATGGTGGGGGGAATATATCGCCGGCGCGCCGTTCCAGAACGGGGGCATTCGGCCCGAAAAGGCTGGCGCCAATACGTACCGCGCACCAGCTTTTGAACGCGAATCCAGATGCTCCGTCCCACGCTCTCGAGGTCCGCCATGAGGCGCATACCGCTCCGCTCGCTCGTCCCGGCACTCGCTCTCCTCGCGCTCGCCGCGCCGGCCCAACCGGCCGCCGCCCAGGGCGAACTGCACGGCATCGTGCCGGGGCGCGATCCCCGCCAGCCCATCGACTCGGCGTACACCGCGAGGATCGCGGAGTACACCACCGAGCCGTTCTTCAGCTCGCCGCTGGTGAACTACCTGCCGGCGTCGAAGACCGTCCCGACGCCGATGGCCGAGCTCGGCGACATCGCCGGCGCCAGGGACAACCTGCCGTACTCGTCGCAGGTGTACGCGTACATGCGCATGCTCGCCAAGGCGAGCCCGCGCGTGCGCGTCTGGACCATCGGGCACACCGAGGAGGGACGCGAGATGATCG of the Gemmatimonadaceae bacterium genome contains:
- a CDS encoding GntR family transcriptional regulator; the encoded protein is MLITVDPADPRPIYVQIMDEVRRALVVGTLAADDALPSVRQLAVDLRVNPNTVAQAYRELERDGVVHVKRGQGTFVNDVGVNGRQKRTLAREVAARALRDAHRNGLGADELIRAIQTAANKSNG
- a CDS encoding DUF5916 domain-containing protein; this encodes MILALLGAFQVAAARPPVPTPLIYNGRAGQTDVRVPRIDATVTIDGNLDEPVWQRAAVLTGFSEYAPADQRPSPDSTDVLVWYSGNAMYFGIKAYEPHGAVRATLAERDNVSSDDNLEIHLDTYDQRTRAFVFIVNPLGVQADGIKNELGGFTPGSNVMPGQTDLSPDFIWESKGRVTSWGYEVEVRIPFSALRYPSESVQTWGLQFQRNVQHNGYTETWTAARKASASFIAQEGQLVGLTGMHHGHVVSVNPELTNTVNGVPCCAPADNGWQYTSKPRLGGNLRWAMGSNFVLNGTIRPDFSQVEADATQIAADERFALFYPEKRPFFVEGADQFNVPNTLLYTRTIVQPNEAMKLTGRVGSTEVAVLSALDAGSTTATGQAPLVDIVRLLRTFGDQSTMGMMYSERVGGGRANRVVDGDVHWTVDPRTYAQFQAVMSTTTQSGATQVAPMWEAVLDGTGRRFGFHYNVLGIGNGFAADNGFVQRTGVVQPSINNRLSLYGAPGAFIERFNVYLRQGATWNYDDFFAAKSLLEDYSTANSSFTFRGGWSLGVAPTYSSYAFDQAAYANLFVPVGNAVVPFQPSPRITTFTTNVTLATPRFAWYDASAGVTAGNDVDFLETSRVRRLTYNASLDLRPTEQIRVSATYQASTFTRRSDGERTTAMYIPRIKVEYQLTRSIFFRVVTQYTAMRHEALQDPRTGQILLLGSAPSTRTISDSLRTDWLFSYRPTPGTVFYFGYGNMLTEPQPLRFTQLRRANDGFFIKASYLWRVLGEAR
- a CDS encoding ABC transporter ATP-binding protein: MMNPLPTRLADGPMAVATHGLTKRFGRLTALDALDLQVPEGAVYLLIGPNGAGKSTTLRVLLDLVRADAGSASVFGLDVGTDGPRIRANVGYVPEHHDWGYAWMRAGQLLRHHAEYFPAWDEAYALRLAALFEVDLARKVGELSKGQSRRVHLVMALAHRPPLLLLDEPIDGLDPIMRDETLGVLADHLSDSPTTVLISTHHVDEIDSLVDHVGAMRAGELRAQLSLADLHAGLRRYRAGVPDGWRGVPTLNGAVLRRTEGPREVQWTVWGREPEITDQLTRAGATVRDVAPVTLHEATLALLNPKADQV